A genomic stretch from Lathyrus oleraceus cultivar Zhongwan6 chromosome 2, CAAS_Psat_ZW6_1.0, whole genome shotgun sequence includes:
- the LOC127118787 gene encoding histone H4: MSGRGKGGKGLGKGGAKRHRKVLRDNIQGITKPAIRRLARRGGVKRISGLIYEETRGVLKIFLENVIRDAVTYTEHARRKTVTAMDVVYALKRQGRTLYGFGG; this comes from the coding sequence ATGTCAGGAAGAGGTAAAGGAGGAAAGGGTCTTGGGAAGGGTGGAGCCAAGCGTCACCGCAAAGTTCTTAGAGATAACATTCAAGGAATTACGAAACCCGCTATTCGTCGTCTTGCTAGACGTGGTGGTGTGAAGCGTATAAGTGGATTGATCTATGAAGAAACTCGTGGTGTTCTCAAGATCTTTCTCGAGAATGTTATTCGTGATGCTGTCACTTACACTGAACATGCTCGCCGCAAAACAGTTACTGCTATGGATGTTGTTTATGCGCTCAAGAGACAGGGCAGGACCCTTTACGGTTTTGGGGGTTAG